In the genome of Terriglobales bacterium, the window TCACCCCATGAAGCTGAGATCCGCGGTCCTCCTTCCGGTTCTCCTGCTGGTGTCTTCCGCGGCCCTGGCCGCCGACTGCGCGCGCGGCGTGGGCGGCGCATCGAAGCCGCTGTGGGACGGCTATGTGGAGCAGGTCGGCCCCGCCTCCCAGGAGGGCGCCTGCCGCGCCGCCCTGCTGGCGCCCGACGGCAGCACGGTGTACGAGATCACCGGGGTGAACGCCTCGCTCAGCCCGGCCACCGGCAGCGACATCACCAACGACGGCAAACTGGACGTGGTGCTCCAGACCGACTCCGGGCCGGAGCAATGCTGCTACGTTTATGCCATCGTGACTCCGGGCATGACCCCGCCACTGCAGCGCGAGTTCCGCACCTCGGTGGAGCTGAGCTTCGGCGACCGCGACGGCGACGGCAAGATCGAGATCTGGGCGCACGACTTCGCCTTCTATGGTTTCGACCACCTGCTGCGCGAGCAGTCGCCCGCTCCCCTGGTGGTCTTCCGCATCAAGGATGGCAACCTATTCAATGTCAGCCAGGCTTTCTGGACCGACTACGAGGCCGACATCACCCAAGCCAAGTCGCAGATGGGTAAGAAAGCCCTGGAGGACTTCACCGGCAGCCCCACGCCCAACCTTCCCCAGGGCAGCGGGGTGGGAGGGGGGAACACCCCGGGTGGCGGAGGTGGGGGAGGCCAGAAGAACCTGGACCCGGAAGATCTGCGCCGCCGCAACGAGACCGAAGGGCTAGTGCTGCAGGTGATCCTCGACTATCTCTACGGGGGCCGCGGCGCGGATGGCTGGAAGTACCTCTCCGAAGTCTGGCCCGACCTGGACAAGCAGCGCGCGCGCCAGGAGATCCTGAAGGCGCGCATGAGCGGCATCCTCGCGGAGATCAACCGCACCAGCCCGCCCGGCAAGTGAGGCCGGGCGCTGCCCAGAAAAAATCGCAGCCCGCAAGCGGGCCCCAGCGTCTATAATCCCGGAGTTGTTTCCGACCGCCGGGTCCCCCCGGGCATACCCGGGACCAGGCGGCGGTTCCGTTCCCGCGGAGCGGGACGGACGAGGGTGCCGGGGGAAACGCCGGCGCCTCCCGTGTCTCGCAAGAGACCCTTGGAAAGGAAACCACCCGCGCTGCCTGCCGCGGCGGCGCCGCCGGTCTTCTTTCCTTCGCTGGGCCGCTCCCGGAAGCGCACGAACGCGAAATGCTGCTGCGCGACAAATTCGGCCGCCGCATCACCGACCTGCGGATCGCCATCACCGACCGCTGCAACTACAAGTGCGTGTACTGCCGCACCGGCAACCAGGGGCCCCTCTACGCCGAGCTGGAGTTCACCGAGTACCTGCGGCTGGCGCGGCTGTTCGTCGCGCTGGGCATCGAGAAGATCCGCATCACCGGGGGTGAGCCGCTCTTGCGTCATGGAGTGGCGGGGTTCGTGGAGGAGCTGGCGCAGTTGCGCACCGCCGACGGCGGCGGGCTCGACCTGGCCATCACCACCAACGGCCACCTGCTGGCGGAACTGGCGCAGCCGCTCAAGGACGCAGGGCTGCGCCGCGTCACCGTGAGCATGGACGCGGTCGAGCCCGAGCGCTTCCACCGCATCACGCGCGTGCCCCACGGCTTCCACGCCGTGCTCGACGGCATCCGCGCCGCCAAGCGCGCGGGCCTGGCGCCGGTGAAGGTGAACTGCGTGCTCCTGCGCGGCTTCAACGACGACCAGATCACCGAGTTCGGCCGCTTCGCCCGCGAGGAAGGCGTGATCGTGCGCTTCATCGAGTTCATGCCCCTGGAGGAGGACCGGGTGTGGTCGCCGGAGATCGTGGTGCGCCTGGAGGAGATCCTGGAGCGCATGCGCGAGTTCCGCCCGCTGGTCGAGCTACCGCATGCTCCCAGCGAGACTGCGCGCCGCTACCAGTTCGACGACGGAGTGGGCGAGATCGGCATCATCGCCCCCGTCTCGCACCCGTTTTGCGGGCATTGCAGCCGCGTGCGCCTGACCTCGGACGGCAAGATCCGCACCTGCCTGTTCTCCGTCTTCGACCACGACCTGGCGGGATGGATGCGGCGCGGGGCCTCGGACCAGGAGGTGGTGGACTACATTCAGCTCGCGATGGGCAAGAAGGAGGAGCGCCACCACATCGGCGAGGCCGATTTCGTGCCGCCCTCGCGCACCATGGTGCACATCGGGGGGTAGACGTCAGACGTCGGACGTCAGTCATTCAACCGGCGGCAGATCTCTCGGGCACAAGCTGCGGCGTGGCTGCAGTCTTCGGTCCCGCGAAGTAGGCCTTCAGCTTCAGCAGCGGGCTTTCAAAGGCATACCAGGAAACCGTGGCCACCAGATAGACCAAGCCCAGGCGCGCCAGGCTGCCCAGAAGGTCGCCGGCCGTGGTCGCCGGAAACGCCAGGCGCAGCGCCTTGGCCAGCGGCAGCGCCAGAGCGTAGGCCATGGGGTGCAGCAGGTAGAGGCCGTAGCTGATCTTGCCGGTGTAGCGCATGGGGCGCCAGGCCAGCAGCTTCGATCCCCAGCCGGGACGCGAGCGCGCGTCCAGCACCAGCATGAGCAGGCCGGCGAAGGCCGCGGCCAGCGCGCTGAACACCCACATCGAGCCCTGCCTCCAGATCAGCAGCGCGATCGAAGCCACGCCGCCCACCCCTAGCGCCAGCCCTCCCCAACGCCGCAGCTTCTCCGGAGTGAAGCTTTCCGAGCGCATCCACCAGGCCACCAGCGAGCCGGCGGCGATGCCGTCCATGCGGCTGAAGGTGTAGGTGAAGATGTTGCCCGGGTCCTGCCCGGTCAGCGCCATCAGCAGGCGCAGCAGCGGCGCCGCCACCAGCAGCACCAGCAGCAGGTTGCGGAAGCGCGCGCCCGCGATCGCGGAGATCGCCAACGGCCAGGCCAGGTAGAACTGCTCCTCGATGGCCAGGGACCAGGTGACGGTCAGCACCGGGATGCCGCCCTGTCCGTAGGCGAAGTTCTGCAGGTAGAGGAAGTACCAGCGCCAGGGATACTGCTGGAGGAGGGGGCGCAGGTGCGGCACCAGCAGCGGGAAGACGAAGATGGCCAGCAGCAGCACCGCGTAGTAGAGCGGCCAGATGCGCAGCGCGCGCCGGGCGTAGAAGTTGCGATAGTAGTGAGGCTCGCGGCGGGCGTCGAGCAGGATGCCGGTGATGAGGAAGCCGGAGAGCACGAAGAACAGGTCCACGCCGATCCAGCCGCGGTGGGCCACCTCGGCCAGCAGCGGGTGCGGCACCTGCCAGTACAGCGGCATGTGCGAGCCCAGCACCGCCAGGATGGCCAGGGCACGCAGGCCGTCAAGTTCGGGGATGTAACTGGGTGTCTTGATGGCGTGTTCCCCGGGCGTGACGCGGGTCCGTAAGATCCTCGAATGAAAGGGATTATAGACTGTTCTCCCAGGGCCGTCCGGTTACGTTGGTACCCGCCTCCGATTGCGCTTGCGCCCGCCCCGCCGCCGATGGAGAATAAAGCCAGC includes:
- a CDS encoding acyltransferase, with amino-acid sequence MLRTRVTPGEHAIKTPSYIPELDGLRALAILAVLGSHMPLYWQVPHPLLAEVAHRGWIGVDLFFVLSGFLITGILLDARREPHYYRNFYARRALRIWPLYYAVLLLAIFVFPLLVPHLRPLLQQYPWRWYFLYLQNFAYGQGGIPVLTVTWSLAIEEQFYLAWPLAISAIAGARFRNLLLVLLVAAPLLRLLMALTGQDPGNIFTYTFSRMDGIAAGSLVAWWMRSESFTPEKLRRWGGLALGVGGVASIALLIWRQGSMWVFSALAAAFAGLLMLVLDARSRPGWGSKLLAWRPMRYTGKISYGLYLLHPMAYALALPLAKALRLAFPATTAGDLLGSLARLGLVYLVATVSWYAFESPLLKLKAYFAGPKTAATPQLVPERSAAG
- the moaA gene encoding GTP 3',8-cyclase MoaA, with protein sequence MLLRDKFGRRITDLRIAITDRCNYKCVYCRTGNQGPLYAELEFTEYLRLARLFVALGIEKIRITGGEPLLRHGVAGFVEELAQLRTADGGGLDLAITTNGHLLAELAQPLKDAGLRRVTVSMDAVEPERFHRITRVPHGFHAVLDGIRAAKRAGLAPVKVNCVLLRGFNDDQITEFGRFAREEGVIVRFIEFMPLEEDRVWSPEIVVRLEEILERMREFRPLVELPHAPSETARRYQFDDGVGEIGIIAPVSHPFCGHCSRVRLTSDGKIRTCLFSVFDHDLAGWMRRGASDQEVVDYIQLAMGKKEERHHIGEADFVPPSRTMVHIGG